In Streptobacillus felis, the following are encoded in one genomic region:
- the map gene encoding type I methionyl aminopeptidase: MVKLKTLEEIKKIKKANEIIARLYEDVIPKYIKPGISTWEIDAICEDYIRSQGALPGTKGYDIGWPYPPYPASTCISINEKVVHGIPSKTEILKEGDILSLDTVTILDGYFGDAAKTFAVGNIDDRSKKLLEVTAKARDIGIEQAIVGNKIGDIGFAIQQYVEKFGFSVVRDFSGHGVGFSMHEDPFVLNYGKAGTGLKIENGLVIAIEPMVNMGTFKVKVLKDGWTVVTQDKKRSAHFEHSIAIVDGKPLILSEK; the protein is encoded by the coding sequence ATGGTAAAATTAAAAACTTTAGAGGAAATAAAAAAAATAAAGAAGGCAAATGAAATTATTGCAAGACTTTATGAAGATGTTATTCCTAAGTATATTAAACCAGGTATTTCTACTTGGGAAATAGATGCTATTTGTGAAGACTATATTAGAAGTCAAGGAGCACTTCCTGGAACTAAGGGTTATGATATAGGATGGCCATATCCACCTTATCCTGCAAGTACATGTATTTCTATAAATGAAAAAGTAGTTCACGGTATACCAAGTAAAACTGAAATACTAAAAGAAGGAGATATACTTTCTTTAGATACAGTTACTATACTTGATGGATATTTCGGAGATGCTGCTAAAACTTTTGCTGTAGGAAATATAGATGATAGATCTAAAAAGCTTTTAGAAGTGACAGCAAAGGCTAGAGATATAGGTATAGAACAAGCTATAGTAGGAAATAAAATAGGAGATATAGGTTTTGCTATACAGCAATATGTAGAAAAATTTGGCTTCTCTGTTGTAAGAGATTTTTCTGGACATGGAGTAGGTTTTTCTATGCATGAAGATCCATTTGTGTTAAACTATGGTAAGGCAGGTACTGGACTTAAGATAGAAAATGGTCTAGTAATAGCTATAGAACCTATGGTTAATATGGGGACTTTTAAAGTAAAAGTATTAAAAGATGGATGGACTGTTGTTACTCAGGATAAGAAAAGATCAGCTCACTTTGAGCATTCTATAGCAATAGTAGATGGTAAACCATTAATATTAAGTGAAAAATAA